From the Simiduia curdlanivorans genome, the window TTAAGCAAAGTTGTGACGATTCAACACTAAATTTCAACATTTACAGGTATACCCAATAAATAACCTTGTAATTGATTGCATCCTAAATTGTTAAAATATCAGCTTGTTGCTGTTTTTCTACACCTTCAGCTGTGACGATTAAGCCTAACTTAGCAGCAAGATGAATGATACTTTCTAGAATTGCTTCTTCTTCGAGTTTGGTTGTAAGTCTATAAGAAAACCGCGATCAATTTTAGTTCATCAACAGGCAGATCTTTTAAATATAAAAAGCTTGAGTAACCAGTTCCAAAAATCATCAATGGCGATCCGAATACCCAACTTACGCAAACGTTCTAAAGTACGAATACTTGAATCAATATGATGCATTGCTGTTGATTCAGTGATTTCTAAAATAAGATTGTGGGGCTGAATTTGATATTGTTCTAAGAGCTGTTCTAATACACTAAAAAGTTTTTTATTTTCAAATTGTAATGCAGATAAGTTGACGCAATCGGGTAGAACGGACTATTACTTCGTTCCCATTTTTGAATCTGCTGACAGGCTTGCTCCAGTGCCCAATATCCATCGGAATAATCAAACCTGTTTTTTCTGCTCCCTCAATAAACATTTGAGGAGTCAACAAACCTAGACTTGGATGCTTCCAACGGATGAGCGCTTCAACACCACAAACTTGATAATTCGCAGTAAATTTAGGCTGATAAAATAAAACAAATTGCTGCTCATCTACCGCTTTATATAAATCATTAATTAATTTGGATTGGCTACGGACATCTTGCTGATCTGTTGCGGAGTGGAAAACAGTAAAACGTATTTCTACCCTGTTCTTTAGATGCCAACATTGCTACATCTGCATTAATTAATAAATCCTGAACATTCGTACCATGCTCAGGATACATTGCGATTCCCAAACTTGCAGAAATATTAATTTCTTTTGTCGCGATCAGATATGCTTCTTGAATAAAATGCAGACTTCTTCTGCTAGTACATCGCTTGATTAACATCAGTATTTTCAGAGATCAATACAAACTCGTCACACCAATTACGAAATAGCTTATGGCTTGAACTTAATTTTTCATGTAACCGATTGCCATTTGATTAAAAGTT encodes:
- a CDS encoding EAL domain-containing protein; its protein translation is MRFTVFHSATDQQDVRSQSKLINDLYKAVDEQQFVLFYQPKFTANYQVCGVEALIRWKHPSLGLLTPQMFIEGAEKTGLIIPMDIGHWSKPVSRFKNGNEVIVRSTRLRQLICITI
- a CDS encoding diguanylate cyclase domain-containing protein, whose translation is MLIKRCTSRRSLHFIQEAYLIATKEINISASLGIAMYPEHGTNVQDLLINADVAMLASKEQGRNTFYCFPLRNRSARCP